In Gouania willdenowi chromosome 24, fGouWil2.1, whole genome shotgun sequence, a single window of DNA contains:
- the LOC114457409 gene encoding zinc finger protein 106-like isoform X2, translating to METQKNHNATLSSKMFKNACYCIVCCTMYPKPGELQHMHGIKHHKQMEKVMGSDAVHACQACNTKAMDLREYIKHVSTVEHKENLDGLEDVKRVSLHESLSAEAIAAIVERNKQLKHQEKKVLKKKKKKQKLEMQRNALGKNPTASKMSTQMQEVHPTDSESERWYQTYIPSRFSQSGTGYYSSCDPNSIGSNLCNKMPNESRWSENHTSQSTATDGPEPMAWSPTPYNCRYGQHGDTQAKDFTSDHFPPKGALIFDQTQADSSRSSQSVQKGSEHSTQPASFTATSTTAAQTVNSMLRNIRKSLGVREPCRAEREARKQICESRKQGSDASQNDLSTSAHPHQMLFRTIQMPKDLSEASQTDSQDITYITSSPDVSKAREQNNSRKVRIAHKPGKAHGDKEDRLKPTINKLLSQSGSKSRLDWNMMYDQAKKRRTKRKPRFGVEMVKRQIPQLPEARSLTLSEGSLWVTLPVNSSDPPGILPPELQVPDDTNSCIEVQSDSQEFLESNCAPNIIRVSKKEPNWKDGSEEFRDGRCSSKRKRNRDVVDDITDMTPATKRILNTDQGQMERLLAVSLKEEEMCLRLGDLDESANKARIALQTAYAEVQRLMLLKQQCMAEVNSLRAERIEILKAMQGASAVSELPSTSHAGAAAPTRTLPLSTSEPAPVSSNQPTPSTAPAASTPTIPDPLKQGETCHLPTNNAQLDEKPHVSQRSVNPPPSAEVLTEQLEQETSGNPQDRNQGPDKECLLIEDDSHIKVDENPHGNVSVPEKQEDKESDDVVEVNNSSNQVVIAIDESDDEDKPELGTLPVQPAPPQAAESEALVSVSFQTVQQCKSPLKIELPDEPVMGDVTSPVSVEEQKPSVGAFSDHSGPIHGLQIHNGFLYTCSADNTARAYCLVTRECKAVFDGHTNKINCLLVSAVPNAPARLFTGSSDQTIRSYSIKSQKCLNQINLPDRVLCLHIRWNILYVGLASGSVASYDLKTLKQLDVFECHGPRGVSCMGSAQEGARRLLLVGSYDSTISVRDAKSGLLLRSLEGHTKTVLCMNVVNDLVFSGSSDTSVHAHNIHSGELIRIYKGHGHAVTSIVILGKVMVTSCLDQLVRVYELQSHDRLQVYGGHSDMVMCMAVHKSIIYTGCYDGSLTAVKLNLMKNYRCWWEKCSLIFGILDHLVQHLTRDHTNPSLQMIKCRWRSCDAFFANQQSIKEKLPEHMQFHVDNDSSAAL from the exons ATGGAAACCCAGAAAAACCACAATGCTACACTTTCCTCCAAGATGTTCAAGAACGCCTGCTACTGCATCGTTTGCTGCACTATGTATCCTAAACCT GGAGAGCTGCAGCACATGCATGGCATAAAGCATCACAAACAGATGGAGAAAGTTATGGGCAG TGATGCTGTCCATGCATGTCAGGCATGCAACACCAAGGCCATGGATTTAAGGGAATACATCAAACACGTCTCAACAGTTGAGCACAAAGAGAATCTGGACGGCTTGGAAGATGTGAAGCGTGTTTCTCTGCATGAGAGTCTGAGCGCAGAGGCCATCGCCGCCATCGTGGAGAGAAACAAGCAACTCAAGCATCAGGA AAAAAAGgttctgaagaagaagaaaaagaaacagaaattaGAAATGCAAAGGAACGCCCTTGGTAAAAATCCCACAGCGTCGAAGATGTCGACTCAAATGCAGGAAGTTCACCCCACAGATAGTGAATCTGAACGTTGGTATCAAACTTACATTCCAAGCCGGTTTTCCCAGTCAGGGACAGGGTACTATAGCAGTTGTGATCCAAATTCTATCGGCAGTAATTTGTGTAACAAGATGCCAAATGAGAGCCGTTGGTCCGAGAACCACACATCCCAGAGTACTGCTACGGATGGGCCAGAGCCAATGGCATGGTCTCCCACCCCCTACAACTGTCGCTATGGACAACACGGCGACACTCAAGCAAAGGACTTCACCAGTGATCACTTCCCTCCAAAAGGAGCCTTAATCTTTGATCAAACCCAAGCCGATAGCAGTAGATCCTCTCAGTCAGTACAAAAAGGTTCAGAACATTCCACTCAGCCCGCATCGTTTACAGCGACCAGCACAACCGCGGCCCAGACTGTCAACTCCATGCTGAGGAACATCAGGAAATCTCTGGGTGTGAGAGAGCCGTGCAGAGCCGAACGAGAAGCTCGTAAGCAGATCTGTGAGAGCAGAAAACAAGGTTCAGACGCCTCACAGAACGACCTCAGCACATCTGCACATCCACACCAGATGTTATTTAGAACAATACAGATGCCAAAAGACTTGAGTGAAGCTTCACAGACTGATTCTCAGGACATTACTTACATCACGTCTTCTCCTGACGTCAGCAAGGCTAGAGAGCAAAACAATTCAAGAAAGGTTCGGATCGCCCACAAACCAGGAAAAGCTCACGGAGACAAGGAGGACAGACTTAAACCGACCATAAACAAGTTACTGAGCCAGTCCGGATCCAAAAGTAGGCTGGACTGGAACATGATGTATGACCAAGCAAAAAAGAGAAGGACTAAACGCAAACCGAG GTTTGGAGTTGAAATGGTAAAACGTCAGATCCCACAACTGCCTGAAGCTCGTAGTCTGACTCTATCTGAGGGTTCCCTCTGGGTCACTCTTCCAGTCAATTCCTCAGACCCACCTGGGATTTTGCCTCCTGAGCTTCAAGTCCCAGATGATACAAACAGCTGCATAGAGGTTCAGTCAGACTCTCAGGAATTTTTGGAAAGCAACTGCGCTCCAAACATTATCAGAGTCTCAAAGAAAGAACCAAACTGGAAGGATGGGAGCGAAGAATTTAGAGACGGACGTTGTTCCAGCAAGAGGAAACGCAACAGAGACGTG GTTGATGATATTACTGACATGACACCTGCTACCAAAAGGATTCTAAACACTG ATCAGGGTCAGATGGAGCGGCTGCTGGCGGTGTCTCTAAAGGAGGAGGAAATGTGCTTAAGATTGGGAGATTTGGACGAGTCGGCAAATAAAGCCCGCATTGCTCTTCAAACTGCTTACGCAGAAGTCCAAAGACTGATGCTCCTCAAACAGCAG TGCATGGCTGAGGTCAACAGTCTGAGAGCCGAACGCATCGAGATTCTGAAGGCGATGCAAG GAGCATCTGCTGTCTCAGAGCTTCCCTCCACCTCTCACGCTGGAGCTGCTGCTCCCACGCGCACACTTCCTCTTTCCACCTCCGAACCTGCCCCTGTATCGTCCAATCAGCCGACACCTTCCACTGCTCCAGCAGCATCGACTCCAACCATCCCTGATCCGTTAAAACAGGGGGAAACTTGCCACCTGCCCACCAATAATGCACAGCTGGATGAAAAACCTCATGTTTCTCAGCGGTCAGTGAACCCACCTCCCTCTGCAGAGGTTCTGACTGAGCAACTGGAGCAGGAAACTAGTGGAAACCCACAGGACAGAAACCAGGGACCAGACAAGGAATGCCTGCTGATTGAAGATGACTCTCATATCAAAGTAGACGAAAAT CCCCACGGAAACGTGTCCGTTCCAGAAAAGCAAGAAGATAAAGAGAGCGACGATGTGGTGGAGGTGAACAATTCCTCCAATCAAGTGGTCATAGCCATCGACGAATCAGACGACGAGGACAAGCCTGAGCTAGGAACGCTGCCTGTGCAACCAGCGCCACCTCAGGCCGCAGAGAGCGAAGCATTGGTCTCTGTTAGCTTTCAGACTGTTCAACAGTGTAAAAGTCCCCT CAAAATTGAACTTCCTGATGAGCCAGTGATGGGTGACGTCACTTCTCCAG TGAGTGTGGAGGAGCAGAAACCGTCCGTTGGAGCTTTTTCAGATCACAGCGGTCCAATCCATGGCCTGCAAATCCACAACGGCTTCCTTTACACGTGTTCAGCAGACAACACAGCCCGTGCATACTGCCTGGTG ACCAGAGAGTGTAAAGCTGTGTTTGATGGTCACACCAATAAAATCAACTGTCTGCTGGTGTCAGCCGTCCCAAACGCACCGGCCCGCCTCTTCACTGGATCCAGTGACCAGACCATTCGTTCCTACAGCATTAAG TCTCAGAAGTGTCTGAATCAGATCAACCTTCCAGATCGTGTGCTGTGTTTGCACATCAGATGGAATATTCTGTATGTGGGACTTGCTTCCGGATCAGTCGCCAGCTACGACTTAAAG ACATTGAAGCAGCTGGATGTCTTTGAGTGTCACGGCCCTCGTGGGGTGAGCTGCATGGGTTCAGCTCAGGAAGGCGCCCGCCGGCTGCTGCTGGTTGGTTCCTATGACAGCACCATTAGCGTACGCGACGCAAAAAGTGGCCTGCTGCTGCGCTCTTTGGAGGGACACACCAAGACGGTGCTCTGTATGAAT GTGGTGAATGATTTGGTCTTCAGTGGCTCCAGCGACACTTCAGTACACGCACACAACATTCAC TCAGGGGAGCTCATCCGCATCTACAAAGGTCACGGTCACGCCGTGACTTCTATCGTCATCTTAGGAAAAGTGATGGTGACCTCCTGTCTGGATCAGCTGGTCCGAGTCTATGAGCTGCAG TCCCACGACCGGCTGCAGGTGTACGGAGGCCACAGTGACATGGTGATGTGCATGGCTGTACATAAGAGCATT ATCTACACAGGCTGCTATGATGGGAGCCTTACAGCCGTGAAGCTCAACCTGATGAAGAACTACCGCTGCTGG TGGGAAAAATGCTCGCTGATCTTCGGCATCCTGGACCATCTCGTGCAGCATCTCACCAGAGATCACACCAATCCCAGTTTGCAGATGATTAAATGTCGCTGGAGGAGCTGCGATGCATTTTTTGCGAACCAACAGTCAATCAAAGAG
- the LOC114457409 gene encoding zinc finger protein 106-like isoform X1 encodes METQKNHNATLSSKMFKNACYCIVCCTMYPKPGELQHMHGIKHHKQMEKVMGSDAVHACQACNTKAMDLREYIKHVSTVEHKENLDGLEDVKRVSLHESLSAEAIAAIVERNKQLKHQEKKVLKKKKKKQKLEMQRNALGKNPTASKMSTQMQEVHPTDSESERWYQTYIPSRFSQSGTGYYSSCDPNSIGSNLCNKMPNESRWSENHTSQSTATDGPEPMAWSPTPYNCRYGQHGDTQAKDFTSDHFPPKGALIFDQTQADSSRSSQSVQKGSEHSTQPASFTATSTTAAQTVNSMLRNIRKSLGVREPCRAEREARKQICESRKQGSDASQNDLSTSAHPHQMLFRTIQMPKDLSEASQTDSQDITYITSSPDVSKAREQNNSRKVRIAHKPGKAHGDKEDRLKPTINKLLSQSGSKSRLDWNMMYDQAKKRRTKRKPRFGVEMVKRQIPQLPEARSLTLSEGSLWVTLPVNSSDPPGILPPELQVPDDTNSCIEVQSDSQEFLESNCAPNIIRVSKKEPNWKDGSEEFRDGRCSSKRKRNRDVVDDITDMTPATKRILNTDQGQMERLLAVSLKEEEMCLRLGDLDESANKARIALQTAYAEVQRLMLLKQQCMAEVNSLRAERIEILKAMQGDYSGASAVSELPSTSHAGAAAPTRTLPLSTSEPAPVSSNQPTPSTAPAASTPTIPDPLKQGETCHLPTNNAQLDEKPHVSQRSVNPPPSAEVLTEQLEQETSGNPQDRNQGPDKECLLIEDDSHIKVDENPHGNVSVPEKQEDKESDDVVEVNNSSNQVVIAIDESDDEDKPELGTLPVQPAPPQAAESEALVSVSFQTVQQCKSPLKIELPDEPVMGDVTSPVSVEEQKPSVGAFSDHSGPIHGLQIHNGFLYTCSADNTARAYCLVTRECKAVFDGHTNKINCLLVSAVPNAPARLFTGSSDQTIRSYSIKSQKCLNQINLPDRVLCLHIRWNILYVGLASGSVASYDLKTLKQLDVFECHGPRGVSCMGSAQEGARRLLLVGSYDSTISVRDAKSGLLLRSLEGHTKTVLCMNVVNDLVFSGSSDTSVHAHNIHSGELIRIYKGHGHAVTSIVILGKVMVTSCLDQLVRVYELQSHDRLQVYGGHSDMVMCMAVHKSIIYTGCYDGSLTAVKLNLMKNYRCWWEKCSLIFGILDHLVQHLTRDHTNPSLQMIKCRWRSCDAFFANQQSIKEKLPEHMQFHVDNDSSAAL; translated from the exons ATGGAAACCCAGAAAAACCACAATGCTACACTTTCCTCCAAGATGTTCAAGAACGCCTGCTACTGCATCGTTTGCTGCACTATGTATCCTAAACCT GGAGAGCTGCAGCACATGCATGGCATAAAGCATCACAAACAGATGGAGAAAGTTATGGGCAG TGATGCTGTCCATGCATGTCAGGCATGCAACACCAAGGCCATGGATTTAAGGGAATACATCAAACACGTCTCAACAGTTGAGCACAAAGAGAATCTGGACGGCTTGGAAGATGTGAAGCGTGTTTCTCTGCATGAGAGTCTGAGCGCAGAGGCCATCGCCGCCATCGTGGAGAGAAACAAGCAACTCAAGCATCAGGA AAAAAAGgttctgaagaagaagaaaaagaaacagaaattaGAAATGCAAAGGAACGCCCTTGGTAAAAATCCCACAGCGTCGAAGATGTCGACTCAAATGCAGGAAGTTCACCCCACAGATAGTGAATCTGAACGTTGGTATCAAACTTACATTCCAAGCCGGTTTTCCCAGTCAGGGACAGGGTACTATAGCAGTTGTGATCCAAATTCTATCGGCAGTAATTTGTGTAACAAGATGCCAAATGAGAGCCGTTGGTCCGAGAACCACACATCCCAGAGTACTGCTACGGATGGGCCAGAGCCAATGGCATGGTCTCCCACCCCCTACAACTGTCGCTATGGACAACACGGCGACACTCAAGCAAAGGACTTCACCAGTGATCACTTCCCTCCAAAAGGAGCCTTAATCTTTGATCAAACCCAAGCCGATAGCAGTAGATCCTCTCAGTCAGTACAAAAAGGTTCAGAACATTCCACTCAGCCCGCATCGTTTACAGCGACCAGCACAACCGCGGCCCAGACTGTCAACTCCATGCTGAGGAACATCAGGAAATCTCTGGGTGTGAGAGAGCCGTGCAGAGCCGAACGAGAAGCTCGTAAGCAGATCTGTGAGAGCAGAAAACAAGGTTCAGACGCCTCACAGAACGACCTCAGCACATCTGCACATCCACACCAGATGTTATTTAGAACAATACAGATGCCAAAAGACTTGAGTGAAGCTTCACAGACTGATTCTCAGGACATTACTTACATCACGTCTTCTCCTGACGTCAGCAAGGCTAGAGAGCAAAACAATTCAAGAAAGGTTCGGATCGCCCACAAACCAGGAAAAGCTCACGGAGACAAGGAGGACAGACTTAAACCGACCATAAACAAGTTACTGAGCCAGTCCGGATCCAAAAGTAGGCTGGACTGGAACATGATGTATGACCAAGCAAAAAAGAGAAGGACTAAACGCAAACCGAG GTTTGGAGTTGAAATGGTAAAACGTCAGATCCCACAACTGCCTGAAGCTCGTAGTCTGACTCTATCTGAGGGTTCCCTCTGGGTCACTCTTCCAGTCAATTCCTCAGACCCACCTGGGATTTTGCCTCCTGAGCTTCAAGTCCCAGATGATACAAACAGCTGCATAGAGGTTCAGTCAGACTCTCAGGAATTTTTGGAAAGCAACTGCGCTCCAAACATTATCAGAGTCTCAAAGAAAGAACCAAACTGGAAGGATGGGAGCGAAGAATTTAGAGACGGACGTTGTTCCAGCAAGAGGAAACGCAACAGAGACGTG GTTGATGATATTACTGACATGACACCTGCTACCAAAAGGATTCTAAACACTG ATCAGGGTCAGATGGAGCGGCTGCTGGCGGTGTCTCTAAAGGAGGAGGAAATGTGCTTAAGATTGGGAGATTTGGACGAGTCGGCAAATAAAGCCCGCATTGCTCTTCAAACTGCTTACGCAGAAGTCCAAAGACTGATGCTCCTCAAACAGCAG TGCATGGCTGAGGTCAACAGTCTGAGAGCCGAACGCATCGAGATTCTGAAGGCGATGCAAG GGGACTATTCAGGAGCATCTGCTGTCTCAGAGCTTCCCTCCACCTCTCACGCTGGAGCTGCTGCTCCCACGCGCACACTTCCTCTTTCCACCTCCGAACCTGCCCCTGTATCGTCCAATCAGCCGACACCTTCCACTGCTCCAGCAGCATCGACTCCAACCATCCCTGATCCGTTAAAACAGGGGGAAACTTGCCACCTGCCCACCAATAATGCACAGCTGGATGAAAAACCTCATGTTTCTCAGCGGTCAGTGAACCCACCTCCCTCTGCAGAGGTTCTGACTGAGCAACTGGAGCAGGAAACTAGTGGAAACCCACAGGACAGAAACCAGGGACCAGACAAGGAATGCCTGCTGATTGAAGATGACTCTCATATCAAAGTAGACGAAAAT CCCCACGGAAACGTGTCCGTTCCAGAAAAGCAAGAAGATAAAGAGAGCGACGATGTGGTGGAGGTGAACAATTCCTCCAATCAAGTGGTCATAGCCATCGACGAATCAGACGACGAGGACAAGCCTGAGCTAGGAACGCTGCCTGTGCAACCAGCGCCACCTCAGGCCGCAGAGAGCGAAGCATTGGTCTCTGTTAGCTTTCAGACTGTTCAACAGTGTAAAAGTCCCCT CAAAATTGAACTTCCTGATGAGCCAGTGATGGGTGACGTCACTTCTCCAG TGAGTGTGGAGGAGCAGAAACCGTCCGTTGGAGCTTTTTCAGATCACAGCGGTCCAATCCATGGCCTGCAAATCCACAACGGCTTCCTTTACACGTGTTCAGCAGACAACACAGCCCGTGCATACTGCCTGGTG ACCAGAGAGTGTAAAGCTGTGTTTGATGGTCACACCAATAAAATCAACTGTCTGCTGGTGTCAGCCGTCCCAAACGCACCGGCCCGCCTCTTCACTGGATCCAGTGACCAGACCATTCGTTCCTACAGCATTAAG TCTCAGAAGTGTCTGAATCAGATCAACCTTCCAGATCGTGTGCTGTGTTTGCACATCAGATGGAATATTCTGTATGTGGGACTTGCTTCCGGATCAGTCGCCAGCTACGACTTAAAG ACATTGAAGCAGCTGGATGTCTTTGAGTGTCACGGCCCTCGTGGGGTGAGCTGCATGGGTTCAGCTCAGGAAGGCGCCCGCCGGCTGCTGCTGGTTGGTTCCTATGACAGCACCATTAGCGTACGCGACGCAAAAAGTGGCCTGCTGCTGCGCTCTTTGGAGGGACACACCAAGACGGTGCTCTGTATGAAT GTGGTGAATGATTTGGTCTTCAGTGGCTCCAGCGACACTTCAGTACACGCACACAACATTCAC TCAGGGGAGCTCATCCGCATCTACAAAGGTCACGGTCACGCCGTGACTTCTATCGTCATCTTAGGAAAAGTGATGGTGACCTCCTGTCTGGATCAGCTGGTCCGAGTCTATGAGCTGCAG TCCCACGACCGGCTGCAGGTGTACGGAGGCCACAGTGACATGGTGATGTGCATGGCTGTACATAAGAGCATT ATCTACACAGGCTGCTATGATGGGAGCCTTACAGCCGTGAAGCTCAACCTGATGAAGAACTACCGCTGCTGG TGGGAAAAATGCTCGCTGATCTTCGGCATCCTGGACCATCTCGTGCAGCATCTCACCAGAGATCACACCAATCCCAGTTTGCAGATGATTAAATGTCGCTGGAGGAGCTGCGATGCATTTTTTGCGAACCAACAGTCAATCAAAGAG